The sequence GTCCCGTCGCCGTCGGTCAGCGTGGCCGAGTGCCCCGGGCCGTGGATCGAGCCGTGGCCCGCGAGGATCTGCGTGCCCCCGCCGTTGGTCAGGGCCGTGCCGTTGCGGTCGACGTACGGGCCGTTGACCGACGTCGACCGACCGACGGCGATGCGGTAGGTGCTGGCCGCGCCCTGGCAGCACGCGTCGAAGGAGACGAACAGGTAGTAGTACCCGCCGCGGTAGTAGATGTCCGGCGCCTCGATCCCGGCGCTGCGCGTGGCGAGCGACGTCATCGAGGTGCCCGAGCGCAGGCCGGTGGACGGGTTGATCGCGACGAGCTTGATGCCGGACCAGAACGACCCGAAGCTCAGCCACCAGCGGCCCTGCTCGTCCACGACGAGGTCGGGGTCGATCGCGTTGTAGCCGCTCGAGTCGGTGCTGGACACCACGAGGCCGCGGTTGGTCCAGGTGCCGGGGTTCCCGCTCGGGCTCGTGGCGAGGTAGATGCCGGAGATGGAGTGGCCGAACTGCTTGGACGCCGAGTAGTACAGGTAGAACTGGCCGTTGTGGTAGGACAGGTCCGGCGCCCACATGTCGCCCGTGGTGTACGCCGACGTCCAGGGGGTGCCGCCCGGGAAGGCGGCGCCGACGTCCCTCCAGGACGTGCGGTCCGACGAGGTCTTGAGCGGGACGCCGCGGCCCGTGGTCGCGACGAGGTACGTGCCGTCGGGGCGCTTCACCACGGTCGGGTCGTGCGCCCACGTCGCGCCGGTGACCGCGCCCGGACCCGGGTACGACGAGGGGGTCGACCACCGCTGGTTCGTGGCGCCGGTGCAGGTCCACAGCAGGACCGCGGTGCCGTTGGCGGTCCGGCGCCCGTCGACGTCGAGGCACAGGCCGGACTGCGTGTGGACCAGGCTCCCGTTCGCGCCCCAGGCGAACCGCTGGTTGGCGCCGCCGGTGCAGCTCCAGGAGATCAGCGCGGTCCCGGCGGTGGTGCCCCAGTTCAGGGCGTCGAGGCACCGGGTGCCGTCGAACGTCCGCAGCTCACCGGCCGACGTGAGCGTCCAGCCCTGCCCGGCGACGCCGTTGCAGTCCCAGATCTGGATGTTCGCGCCGGGCGTCGCGTCGTTGCCGGCGACGTCGAGGCAGCGCCCCGACTGCGCGGACACGAGCGGGGTGCCGGCGGCCTGCGCGGCGGGTGCGAGCGCCGTGACCGCCGTCCCGGCGACCAGGGCCGCGATCGCGGACAGGGAGACCAGCCGGCGCAGCCGGCCGAGGCGTGGTGGGGTCATGGGTGTTCCTCCGTGACGTCGCTGTGACGGGGTCCTGACGACTCGGCGCGAGTGCGCCGTGTTAGCGCTCACAATCCCACCCGTGCGGTTCGCGCGGCACTACCGAAACGTTTTTCCTCGGCGCCGGGGAGTAATCGG is a genomic window of Cellulomonas fulva containing:
- a CDS encoding family 43 glycosylhydrolase, whose product is MTPPRLGRLRRLVSLSAIAALVAGTAVTALAPAAQAAGTPLVSAQSGRCLDVAGNDATPGANIQIWDCNGVAGQGWTLTSAGELRTFDGTRCLDALNWGTTAGTALISWSCTGGANQRFAWGANGSLVHTQSGLCLDVDGRRTANGTAVLLWTCTGATNQRWSTPSSYPGPGAVTGATWAHDPTVVKRPDGTYLVATTGRGVPLKTSSDRTSWRDVGAAFPGGTPWTSAYTTGDMWAPDLSYHNGQFYLYYSASKQFGHSISGIYLATSPSGNPGTWTNRGLVVSSTDSSGYNAIDPDLVVDEQGRWWLSFGSFWSGIKLVAINPSTGLRSGTSMTSLATRSAGIEAPDIYYRGGYYYLFVSFDACCQGAASTYRIAVGRSTSVNGPYVDRNGTALTNGGGTQILAGHGSIHGPGHSATLTDGDGTVLFYHYYTDAGDARLGINRLSWDSAGWPVVS